In Lagopus muta isolate bLagMut1 chromosome 32, bLagMut1 primary, whole genome shotgun sequence, the following proteins share a genomic window:
- the LOC125686118 gene encoding olfactory receptor 14A16-like yields MPNSSSISQFLLLALADTRQLQLLHFWLLLGIYLAALLGNGLISTAVACHHRLHTPMYFFLLNLALLDLGCISTTLPKAMANALWDTRHISYAGCAVQVFFLLLFFGAEYCILTIMSYDRYVAICKPLHYGTLMDSRACATMAAAAWATGLLYSLLHTANTFSLPLCQGNTVKQFFCEIPQILKLSCSKSYLREFTLIAVSALVLFGCFAFILFSYVQIFRAVLKMPSEQGWHKAFSTCLPHLAVVSLFLSTVVFAYLKPFSISSPFLDLAVAILYSVVPPTLNPIIYSMRNKEIKHALNKVFQHAISLLQ; encoded by the coding sequence ATGcccaacagcagctccatcagccagttcctcctCCTGGCATTGGCAGACAcgcggcagctgcagctcctgcacttctggctcttgctgggcatctacctggctgccctcctgggcaacggcctcatcagcacagccgTAGCCTGCCACCACCGCCTGCACACCCCCatgtacttcttcctcctcaacctCGCCCTCCTCgacctgggctgcatctccacCACTCTCCCCAAAGCCATGGCCAATGCCCTCTGGGACACCAGGCACATCTCCTATGCAGGATGTGCTGTACAAGTCTTCTTTTTACTACTTTTCTTTGGTGCAGAGTATTGCATTCTCACCATCATGTCCTATGACCGCTACGTTGCCATCTGCAAGCCCCTGCACTACGGGACCTTGATGGACAGCAGAGCTTGTGccaccatggcagcagctgcctgggccACTGGACTTCTCTATtccctgctgcacactgccaacACATTTTCACTGCCTCTCTGCCAAGGCAATACAGTGAAAcagttcttctgtgaaatcCCCCAGATCCTCAAGCTCTCCTGCTCAAAATCCTATCTCAGGGAATTTACACTTATTGCGGTTAGTGCACTTGTGCTTTTTgggtgttttgctttcattcttttctcttatgTGCAGATcttcagggctgtgctgaagaTGCCCTCTGAGCAGGGATGGCACAAAGCCTTCTCCACGTGCCTCCCTCACCTGGCTGTGGTCTCCCTGTTTCTCAGCACTGTGGTGTTTGCATACCTGAAGCCCTTCTCCATTTCCTCCCCATTCCTGGATCTGGCGGTGGCAATTCTCTACTCAGTGGTTCCTCCAACACTGAACCCTATTATTTACAGCATGAGGAACAAGGAGATCAAGCATGCCCTCAACAAAGTGTTTCAGCATGCAATATCCTTGCTTCAATAA
- the LOC125686122 gene encoding olfactory receptor 14C36-like — protein MPNSSSISQFLLLALADTRQLQLLHFWLLLGIYLAALLGNGLISTAVACHHRLHTPMYFFLLNLALLDLGCISTTLPKAMANALWDTRHISYAGCAAQVFFLLFFFGAEYCILTIMSYDRYVAICKPLHYGTLFGGRACASMAAAAWGAGVLYSLLHTANTFSMSFCLSNVLEQFFCEMAQILKLSCSEPDYLRETGIIYFSLCLIFGCFVFILFSYVQIFRAVLRMPSEQGRHKAFSTCLPHLAVVSLFVSTVMFAYLKPPSISSPSLQLVVSFLYSVVPPVMNPLIYSMRNKELKDALWKLLNKWVLKSVSCPTFSI, from the coding sequence ATGcccaacagcagctccatcagccagttcctcctCCTGGCATTGGCAGACAcgcggcagctgcagctcctgcacttctggctcttgctgggcatctacctggctgccctcctgggcaacggcctcatcagcacagccgTAGCCTGCCACCACCGCCTGCACACCCCCatgtacttcttcctcctcaacctCGCCCTCCTCgacctgggctgcatctccacCACTCTCCCCAAAGCCATGGCCAATGCCCTCTGGGACACCAGGCACATCTCCTATGCTGGATGTGCTGCACAGGtcttctttttattattcttctttGGTGCAGAGTATTGCATTCTCACCATCATGTCCTATGACCGCTACGTTGCCATCTGCAAGCCCCTGCACTACGGCACTCTGTTTGGAGGTAGAGCTTGTGccagcatggcagcagctgcctggggcgCTGGGGTTCTCTATtccctgctgcacactgccaaTACATTTTCTATGTCTTTCTGCCTTAGTAATGTTTTGGAGcagttcttctgtgaaatgGCCCAGATCCTCAAGCTCTCCTGCTCAGAACCAGACTACCTCAGGGAAACTGGgattatttatttcagtctttgttTAATCtttgggtgttttgttttcattcttttctcttatgTGCAGATCTTCAGGGCCGTGCTGAGGATGCCCTCTGAGCAGGGACGCCACAAAGCCTTCTCCACGTGCCTCCCTCACCTGGCTGTGGTTTCCCTCTTTGTCAGCACTGTGATGTTTGCCTACTTGAAGCCACCCTccatctcttccccatccctgcagctggtGGTGTCATTTCTGTACTCAGTGGTGCCTCCAGTAATGAACCCCCTCATCTACAGCATGAGGAATAAGGAACTCAAGGATGCTCTGTGGAAACTGTTGAACAAATGGGTTTTGAAATCAGTGAGCTGCCCAACTTTTTCTATCTAA
- the LOC125686129 gene encoding olfactory receptor 14J1-like produces MPNSSSISQFLLLALADTRQLQLLHFWLLLGIYLAALLGNGLISTAVACHHRLHTPMYFFLLNLALLDLGCISTTLPKAMANALWDTRHISYSACAVQVFFLLLFFGAEYCILTIMSYDRYVAICKPLHYGTLMDSRACATMAAAAWGTGVLYSLLHTVNTFSIPLCQHNTVDQFFCEVAQILKLSCSKSDFLRETVNIYFSLCLIFGCFVFIVVSYVQIFRAVLRMPSEQERHKAFSTCLPHLAVVSLFLSTLLFAYLKPHSLSSPSLDLVVSFLYSVVPPTVNPFIYGVRNQKLRDALRKLWEIPSYSRK; encoded by the coding sequence ATGcccaacagcagctccatcagccagttcctcctCCTGGCGTTGGCAGACAcgcggcagctgcagctcctgcacttctggctcttgctgggcatctacctggctgccctcctgggcaacggcctcatcagcacagccgTAGCCTGCCACCACCGCCTGCACACCCCCatgtacttcttcctcctcaacctCGCCCTCCTCgacctgggctgcatctccacCACTCTCCCCAAAGCCATGGCCAATGCCCTCTGGGACACCAGGCACATCTCCTACTCAGCATGTGCTGTACAAGTCTTCTTTTTACTACTTTTCTTTGGTGCAGAGTATTGCATTCTCACCATCATGTCCTATGACCGCTACGTTGCCATCTGCAAGCCCCTGCACTACGGGACCTTGATGGACAGCAGAGCTTGTGccaccatggcagcagctgcctggggcacTGGGGTTCTCTATTCCCTGCTGCACACTGTCAACACATTTTCAATACCACTTTGCCAACACAATACCGTGGACCAGTTCTTCTGTGAAGTTGCCCAGATCCTCAAGCTCTCCTGCTCAAAATCAGACTTCCTCAGGGAAACTGTGAATATCTATTTTAGTCTTTGTTTAATCTTtggttgttttgtatttattgttgTGTCCTATGTGCAGATCTTCAGGGCCGTGCTGAGGATGCCCTCTGAGCAGGAACGGCACAAAGCCTTCTCCACATGCCTCCCTCACTTGGCTGTGGTCTCCCTGTTTCTCAGCACTCTCTTGTTTGCCTACCTGAAGCCACACTCCCTTTCTTCCCCATCTCTGGACCTGGTGGTGTCATTTCTGTACTCGGTGGTGCCTCCCACGGTGAATCCATTTATCTATGGTGTGAGGAACCAGAAGCTCAGGGATGCCTTGAGGAAACTTTGGGAAATCCCCAGCTATAGCAGAAAATAA